The sequence TCGTATCAACGGAAAACAGCGAACCGATCGCGTCAATGAAATGCTCGATGTCGTGGACCTCGAATTTAAACGCGATGCCTACGCCAACACGCTTTCGCGTGGTCAAACTCAACGTCTTGGATTGGCGCGTACGCTACTGCACGACCCGCAAGTCCTGCTGCTTGACGAGCCGCTTTCGGGGCTCGATCCGCGAGCCCGGATCGAGATGCGGAATCTGCTTCGCAAGCTCGGTGAAATGGGCAAAACCGTGATTGTCAGTAGTCACATTCTGCCCGAATTGGCCGATGTTTGTAACAAAGTCGGGATCATCGATCGTGGTGAATTGAAGCAGAACGCCAAAGTCACCGAAGTCATCAAGATGGTGCGCGAACACACCGTGTTGGTGATTCAAACCGCGCAGCGCGAGCAGATGGATGATGTCGCCAAGTTGCTGCAAGGGCACGAGAAAGTGCAGGGCAGCGAGCCCGGCGATGATGCGATCCGCATCGTGCTAAAAGCAGGTGTGGAAGATTACAGCGATCTACCGAAACTGCTAATCGAAAATGGGATCGCGTTGAAACGATTCAGCGAAGAAGAGCTTGATCTCGAGTCCGCGTTCATGGCACTGACCAAGGGCACCAGCCGCCGCATGTAGACGTTAAACAATTACGACTCGCTTGAGGGAAGGTTTTCAAGGTCAATTTTATCTTGAGGTCTCCCGGATGCTTGCTTCATTCTTCTTAGCCAGTGGAGGCTCGCGAAACGCAGGGAACCGATTGTTTTAGCCGTCGCGAAAAGCTCGTCCAAGGGTTCGCCAGGTAGGCCTGGAATAAAATCAAACAAGTCGAGGTAGCCCAGTTTAGTACTGAGCATCATCAGGTGTTCGCGGGCAATGTATTCGGGCGTAATGGGAACTGTTTTCTCAATCCCCGTTTCGGGATCCAGCTCATTGCTAATCCAACATCCCTCTAGTTTGGATAGCACTTCATAAAGTGCTTTCACGCTTTCATCGGATCGTTTGAAGATGATATCGACATCTTGCGTGGCTCGCGGGAAGCCGTGGTAGTTGACAGCGTGTCCACCGATGATCACGAACGGTACGTTTGCTGTGGCCATTGTTTCGGCAATGCGTAGCGGCGAATCATCATTCATCGCGCAGTCCGCATTCGTGTTTCATCTCCATCTCTAAACGCTTGACATTTGAAGCTCGTCGCTGATGGTGGTTGCGTTTGATAAATGCTTCGACTGCCTTCGGGTTAGATCGCATCGTTGCAATGGCGGCTTGTTGAAGCTGGCGAGACAGAGCTAAGCACTCTTCCGGTGTCAGTGCGTGCATCTGCTTGCGTCGCCAAGCGTTCGCTTTTTCATTTGCAGCCGAAATGTGGTCGGAAGTTGGTTCGATCATCAGTCAGTTGAGCATTTTTCTGGAAAGGCGTAGGGCTGATTCCCGCTAATTTTAAGCAAGTCGATCGTAGCGTTCTACGGATTCACTTCATGTGGCGGAAAAAACAGCGCTTTTGAAATCCAAGCCGCAGCTTTGCTACTTCTGCGGCGCGGCTTTGGCTAACCGCATGACCAGATGTTCGAGTAAGAATCGATCGCGTCCATCGGCGCTGTGCGTTCCTTTGAGCCGGAGGTCGGCGTCCAGTAGCCAGGGCAGTAGCTGTTTGCCGCGGGCTCGCCCGAGGCCTCGCAGCTGAGCTTTGGATTGTTGGATGTCCGAGGGGCGGTGGATTCCCGCCGATGCCAATGCGTCTTCGAGCTGCACCGAGCGGCCTTCGCGTTCACGATGCTCGACCACCGCGGTGGCCATCCCCAATCGACGCAGCGACCAAGCGATCTGTGGCAGAAGTGCGATTGGCCGCTGACCGCCGCTCATCAGTTTGTCTAATTGCAGCAGCGCCTCGGCAGCGTTGCCGGTCGCGATCGCTTCGGTGATTTGCCACACCGTTTTGCCTTGCCATCCGGCGACCACTTCCCGCACGAGCGGTTCGTCGATCGTTTCTCCGGGCGGTTTGTAAAGTGCCAGCTTGGCGATCTCGGTTTCAATCATCCCGATCTCTTCGCCCAGCATTTCGATCAGGGCGTCGGCGGCTTCCCCAGACAACGCAGCGCCATGCCGTTTGGCGACATAGTTGCACAAAAATTTGCGACGGTTGGCTGCGGTGATCCCCAGCTTCTTGTCGGTGCTGGCGGTGCAGGCGACGGCCAAGTGGTCGCCCGCAATCGCTTTGTACAACTTGGTGTTCGACGCCAACGTTGTCATTTCCATGACAAAGCGGTTGGACTCGCCTGGATTAGCAGCATACTTCTCCAGCTCCGGACGATGATTCGACACGAATTTGTCGGCATCGCGGATCACGATCGTTCGTTTTCCATCAAAATCAAACAGCGACGCAGTGGCCAGGTCATCACGGAGATCAGACCAGCGAACCGTTTCACCATCAAACGAGGTGACGTCGCCATCAGAAGACAACGCCGAAATAACCCATGTCCGTAGCGTGGTGTCGGGACCAAACACGGCGGCCATCGACGGCAATTGCGCCGGTGGCTTGGTTAACATTTCAAAGGCGTTCAGAATCGCCATCAGTAACTTTTAAGCGAGTGTTTCGAGTGGGGACTGCCAGGGCTCCAGCCTAAAGACTGTGCTTTGCAAACGCCACCGGTGGCAGAAGTTCGCCTGCGACCGGAGTTTAGAGGCGACCGGAGTTGTGCCGCTCCTATTGATGACCGCCTGGAAGCCGATCCCTCATCCTGACCGGCGAGGCACTACTCACTAATTGTACGTCGATTGGTTGCGAGCGGCAGTGTGCTCGTTGTCCGATGGCATCGGGAGCCCGCTGATCGGCAGGAAACCGCGAATCCGAGCACGTGGGGCCAACCCCTGCGTGTCGATCGGGCGATCCAGGACGTAGCTGCCCATGTTGCCCGCATTGTCGGTCGCGTCGATGCGTAGATACAGTTGACGCGGCAATTGCGGATCGGCGGGCCAAACATAGTCGCCATCGTTTCGAAGTCCCGCGGCGATCGTGGTCCACGGACCTTCCACATCGTCGCTGAACGACAACGTGATCGGCCGCGTCATCAAGTTGGCGTCGTCACAATCGTAGCGAATCACCAATGATCCCGTGCGGTCGCCTTCGCCATATTGAGCCCCGGTGATTCGCACCGTCGGCTTGCTCTGGTCAACGACCACGACAATATCGGGGCTTTCGCCCGCCTGTGGTCTCGGGCTGGTTAATCCGTTGGAACTGACGACGACGATGCGAAAACCAAAGACACCTTCTTCCTTGGTTTC comes from Novipirellula caenicola and encodes:
- a CDS encoding ABC transporter ATP-binding protein — encoded protein: MIKTVDLTKKYGDAFAIKGIDLDLQAGDLFGFIGPNGAGKTTTMRIIATLLEPTWGEAYVCGHSVHTQPKEIRRLVGYMPDFFGVYDDMTVVEYLEFFAAAYRINGKQRTDRVNEMLDVVDLEFKRDAYANTLSRGQTQRLGLARTLLHDPQVLLLDEPLSGLDPRARIEMRNLLRKLGEMGKTVIVSSHILPELADVCNKVGIIDRGELKQNAKVTEVIKMVREHTVLVIQTAQREQMDDVAKLLQGHEKVQGSEPGDDAIRIVLKAGVEDYSDLPKLLIENGIALKRFSEEELDLESAFMALTKGTSRRM
- the holA gene encoding DNA polymerase III subunit delta; the protein is MAILNAFEMLTKPPAQLPSMAAVFGPDTTLRTWVISALSSDGDVTSFDGETVRWSDLRDDLATASLFDFDGKRTIVIRDADKFVSNHRPELEKYAANPGESNRFVMEMTTLASNTKLYKAIAGDHLAVACTASTDKKLGITAANRRKFLCNYVAKRHGAALSGEAADALIEMLGEEIGMIETEIAKLALYKPPGETIDEPLVREVVAGWQGKTVWQITEAIATGNAAEALLQLDKLMSGGQRPIALLPQIAWSLRRLGMATAVVEHREREGRSVQLEDALASAGIHRPSDIQQSKAQLRGLGRARGKQLLPWLLDADLRLKGTHSADGRDRFLLEHLVMRLAKAAPQK